The DNA window TGGGCGCCGACGGCCGACATGGTCACCATCGCCCCGCCGCCCCGCGGTTTCATGATTTCGGCGGCGCGGACCGCACAATGATGGTGCCCGGAGACATTCGTGCGAAAAGCCCGATCCCAGTCTTTGGCCGTGATTTCCAGGAACGACCCAACGCGGCCGTCGGAAGCATTGCAGATAAGAATATCAAGACCTGGCCCCGCGCCGATCTCGTCAAACATACGATTGACATGATCCGGATTGGCGACCGATCCCCAGACATGCTCCGCTGAACCGCCCAGGGCGTTAATCTCCGCCGCGGTCTTTTCTCCCAGATCGCGTGAATGGAAAGAATTGATAATCACATGGGCGCCGCGGTCCGCCAGCACGCGGGCAATCACGCGTCCCGCCCCGCGGCCCGATCCCGTTACCAACGCGGTGCGTCCGGCCAGCGGCTGGCCCACCTGGGCAGGCTGCGCTTCGCGGTAGAGACCGGGCGAAACACTGCGGCCGGGGGATACATGCGGGGCAGGAATCCCATGCGGCGGTGAAATGCGTTCCACCGCAGCGACACGGGAAGGCACTTCGCGTTCGACTTTGACCGGCTGGGAAGCCTGTTCCCTTACGGCCGGTTGTTCCGCGGGAAGCAGGCTCTCAATCCAGGCGGCCACGTCGCCGACGGTGCGAATAGAAGGATCGTAACTCTCCGACTGCAGGCCCAGGTTAAATTCCTGCCCCAGGCTGATGAGGATCTCAACCCGCTTGACGGAGTCGATGCCGAGCTGCTCCTCCATGTCCGCATCGGGTGTGAAGAACTCGTGAGGATATCGTGTCGTTGCAGCCAAACACTCAACCACACGCGTAAAGGTTTGCTGCGACATCGATTTACCCCGTGAATTCGATCGAAGAGAAAAAGCAAACATCTCATTGCCTGCGCTGAGAGGATTGTAAAGGACCGAACATGCCCATTCCATCCTTCTGACGAGGTTTTACTAAAAGAATACTCATACTCCCCTGATGGCAAACTCTCCTGGAATTTTCGACGTAACCCTGTACTCAAGTAGGACTTTAGGCCGCGGTATTACCCTGGTGGTCTACTTGTAACGGCTCGACTATTCAGGTCCGGTAGACTATGCCTTTGCACGGATACCGCCTGAAAGAAGGGAGAAAAGTCCTTGGCAGAATTTTTCTCAGTACGATCGTGTGGCGCCGGAGACGGACCGTAAAGACAGGAAGGCGATTGAGAAGCCTGCCAGGCGCCAGTGATCTTGGTAGGGTTTCGCTCACTATTCCGCGCAGCGCACAATGAACACAAGACCGTTAGAGGCTGAGATCGCTTCCAGGATGGCGATCTTTAGTGATAGAAACCTTACAATCGCCACAGATGGTAAATTCTACTACCGTCGCGGGCGCCTTCTGGGGACGCTGGATGAAGATCCTGAGCGCCTGGAGATCCAGGGTGATATAATCGCACCTGGGTAAGATATCCTCTGGTCCGCCGCGTTGGGATAGAAACTCGCGTCGCGCAGCAATGTCGGCCGGCTTTACTCAACCTTCGTCGGCGAAGCGGCGCGTTGGAAAAACTGCACGACCTTCTCGGGTGGAACCGGTGGGCTCAGGAAGTAGCCCTGGTACTCGTCGCAATCGTGATCGCGGAGGAACTTCAGGTGGGCTTCGGTTTCGGCCCCTTCGGCCAGGACTTTCATTCCGAGCGCCCGGGCCAGGACGATGATGCTCGCGGCGATCTGGCCGTCGTCGCCATCGGGAATATCTTTGATAAAGGCGCGATCAATCTTCAGGCGATCAATCGGAAACTGCCGGAGATAGGCCAGAGACGAGTATCCGGTCCCAAAGTCGTCGACGCTGATACTGGCTCCCATCTCTTTGAGAGCGTTTAGCATCTCTACGGCTTGTTGCACATTTTCTACTAGCATGCCCTCCGTGATTTCAAAGTCGAGATCGCTCGGTTTGATACCGCATTGCCTGGTAGAATCCGCCACGCACTGGCGGAATCCGCTGTCCTGAAATTGCATGGCACTGAGATTGATTGAGATATTGACTTGATATCCTTCGCGGTTCCAGTCAGCGAGCTGCTGGCATGCCTCGCCAACAATCCAGCGGCTGACACGAATGATCTCACCGCTATCTTCCAGAAGTTTAATAAATCGGTAAGGCGGAATCACTTCGTCGTTATGGCGCCACCGCAGGAGCGCTTCCACGCCGGTCACGACGTTCGTATGGAGATCCACCTGGGGCTGGTAGACAATGAAAAACTCATTCTTGTCGAGCGCGTGCGATAGTAGCTCCTGCATCGTGCGATACTCGACCAGGCGATCGGTCATTTCGGCCTTGTAACAGGCATGTCCCAGCCGATTCTCTTTGGCGTGGAACATGGCCGTGTCGGCGAATGCCAGCAGATCCCGGTCGCAGGTGGCGTCGCCTGGAGCAATAGCGACGCCTACACTCACTCCCAGGTGGAATTCTGCTTCGCTCAGAACATACTTTTTGCTCAGGATATCGCAGATCAGTTCGGAAACCTGTGCGGCATATTCGTGCTGGTCAATGCCGCGATAAATAATACAGAACTCATCGCCGCCCAGTCGGGCGACTTCCGCCCGCTGTCCAAATACCTGGTTCAGCCTCCGGCCGATTTCCACCAGCGCATCGTCGCCGACCGTATGGCCCAGCGTGTCATTGATTTCTTTGAAGCCGTCCATATCCAGGAGGAACAGGGCCACCGGCGGCCCGCCGTTTTGCGCAAGCAGCACGGCCTCTTTCATTTTTTCCTGGAACTGAAACCGATTGATGAGACCGGTCAGCGCATCGGTCGTGGCCAGGCGGTGCAAGCGTTTACTTTCCTCCTGGAGCTCCTGGCTGAGGCGGATGAGGCTTTCGGTCCGCAGCGCGTAATACTCTTCCCCGCGCAGACAACAGACAAAGGTGCAAACCGCCACGCCCAGCTGGAGCACCAACTCATCGAGCCAGGAGACGCGAACCGTTATGTCGAACCCATACATGTAAAAATGAAAGAGCGTCAGCGCAGCAATGTTCACTAGCAGCCAGTAGAAGGCGGACCGCACGCCCAGCAGCTGGGAAGCGACCAGGATCGACACCGGGAAAAACAGCATCGTCGCCGACATGGCCGGATCGGTGACCGACACAAAGAATAAACCGAACGCGCTCGCCAGCAGGTTCAGGTTCATGATCAGTCGATAGTCGTGATGCTTCCGGAACCAGACCGCCAGCAGGAGGTGCACGACCGAATCGATCACGCAGATGCACGAAGCGACGTAGTAACCCCGGAAACATAAAAAGATGGCGAAAAAGATCCAGGTCGACCACAACACCACGATGAATTCCCACACGCGTCGAGCGCGCAGAAGCTGGGCGTCGGTCGAATCGACAAAGAGGGTTTCCTCATCGGTATGATTGACAAACCAGTCGAACATCACCTGTCTTTCACGGCGCGGCGTCAATTCCTGGACGCATAAAAAGCGGACACTTGACAATCGCAAATGCACTCCAACTCTACGTCAGCACGTATTGACCAGGCGCCGCTTTCCCAACGGCTTCCCGCAAACGACCGCCCGGGCTACTTGAATAATCCTCCCAGTCGGCACATCTGCATTAGGAAAAGAGTCAGAGAAGCCCGCGCTGGCTCCATGGGCGTCCGCCCCAGAAACATCAAAAAGTCGAAAATTCGACGAGCTGCCAGCTAAAGAATTCCCGCACGGCGGGGCTGAAGAATTCCTCATCAGGAACATTTTCATCTTCAGTCCGCGCAGCAAGACGCTTCGCCAGAAGGACTTTTCTCAGAAGAAAGCTCGCCCACGATTGCGATGTCGGTAGAAGCCGATGGCAGGCCGAATCTGTCGAAGTTGCTGTGGGCGGTTCGAGCGTGTTGGCGTCTCAAACAGGAGTGGTCGTAATCACTTGGGCTCGCCAGGAGTTTTGTCTGGGAGGCCGCGGGATCCAGGGTTGGAGTCGTGACCGCCTGCCAAAGCTCTCAGGCGGCGTTTACGGGCGGCGGACTTGCGAGGGGCCCTGCGATTCACTTGACCTCCACAGCGAGGTTCAACGAACGCTGGCGACGCCCAGGCCCATGGTTTCCGCCCGCTGCCAGCGTCCATAAAAAAACGGGCCCTGCTGGGCCCGTTTTCGAGTGATGGGAATTACGGCGAGCTGGGACGTTTAACGGCCGTTCTGCTTCATCCACATGGTGACGACTTGCTCCGGCGTGCCGCCGTAGGCGGTCTGGAAGGCCGGGTCAAAATCGGTCCCGGTGCGGAGGGAACCCAGCAGCTTGCGGAAGCGGCCGGCGTCGGACATGAGGAATTTGACCACGCCGTACGCCATGATGTCGGAGTTCTCGGCCGGCATTTTTCCCTGCAGGAAATCGCTCGCTTTAGCGACCGAAGACTTTACCTCGGGAATGCGTTCGTTCCACTCGGAAACGCGTGTGTCTTCTGGGTTGATCTTCGAGGCCGCGTAGCGGGCGGCCCCCTCGGCGAACCAGCGCGGCGGATCGTTGAGCGAGGAAATGTACACGCCCGCAATCTGCTGCCCGATCAGGGCGTCGATCGAATACTCATCCCTGCGGGGCGGAATCAAAGCGGCGTAAGCGTCGACCACGTCGTAACGCCAGTGACCGCGCAGTTCCTGCGGGATCGAGCGTTTTTCGACCATGTTGCCGAACTCCGAGTAGTCGTAACGCTGCTTGAAGACGAACACCGTGGTCTTCCCTTTAACCAGCGGCTGGTCGGCGGGGGCGCCGAACATTTCCACCAGTTGCGGCGTGACTTTCTTGGCGACCTCTTCCAGTTTGGCCAGGTTCTCTTCGCTCTGGTTGCCCAGGATCAGGAAATGCTCGGTGTCGACTTTGTTGGCGTCGATCCCCGACATGCTGACGTTCCAGTATTTCACGGCCTGGTCGGCGCGTTCGGCGGCCAACTCCTCATGGGTGGAGTTTTCGGCGTGCGACCGGGCGGCCAGTTTGATTACATCGGCTCGCGGGTCTTCGGCGTCGTAAGTGGCGCCTTCGGAGATCCATTTTTCAATGAGGGCGATCTGCTCGGGCGGAAGCGGCGATTTCCGCAGCGGCATTTGCTGGCCGCCGCCCATCCCTTTAAGCTTCTGGACGAGCAGGCTGCCAGCCGGGTCGTTGGGAGTGATGGGAGAACCGCTGTCGCCGCCCCGCAACATGGTGGCGAAGGTTCCCAGGTTGAGTCCGCCTGAGGCCCGCTGGGCGCCGATGTGGCAGTTGTTGCAGTTGGCGACCAGGATGCCGGCGATGTCGTTCACAAAACTGACCGTTTCCTTGCCAGTGGCGCGGCGAACTTCCGGCGCGGCCATGCGGCCTCCGGCCATTGCCGTGCCAAAGGTGGCCAGCGAAACACTTTGATCGGGGCCGTCGAATTTGGCGCCTTCGACGATCCATTTGGTCAGGGCGGCCAGTTCGGCCGGCGTGACCTTGGCTCCGCCGCGGGGCATGTCGCCGCTGGCGATGGTTTCGATCAGCAGGCTGGCGTCGGATCCGGCGGTAACGACCACGCCGTCGGCCGTGCCGCGCATCAGGTCGGCGAAGGTGGCCATCGAGAAGCCGCCGGTCGTTTTGCTCACATGGCAGCGGCCGCACTTGGCGACCAGCATCGGGGCGACGTCTTTCACGAAGCTCACTCCCGTTGCCGGCGTCGGGGAGGCCGGTTCCGGTTTGGGCGCTGGCGTCGTTGACGGTTTGGGGGTGCTGGCGATGGTGGGCCGACTCAACGGCGAGAACTTCGCTTTGCTGCTGAGCAGCCGATGCGCCTTGGAGAGCGAATCGTAAACGGGGTTCAGCGCTTCGACCATGCCGCGATCCGCCGTGGCGGCCAGGGTTTCATAGTCGCTTTGCACGGCCTGGATGCCGGCGGCCGATTCGGCAAATTTCCCTTGTGCGTACTGCTGGCCTGCGGCCTGGATGCGGGCCAGCAAGTCGTACGCCTGTTTTCTCTGTGCGGCGGAAGGTGCGGCGGCGGCGATCGTCGGCAGATAAATCAGCAACAGGATGGCCGCCAGCGCGGCCTGGCGAATACGCAAAAATCGCCGTGTAACTCGCATCATGGCAGGATTGCCTTTCAAACAGGCTGAGAAGTGGCTTAGGGACCGCCAGGGCGCCTCCGCCGCAGGCATTTGCCATGGGCAGGCTCCCAAAGAGATCCAAACTAGAGGAGTCGTTCCGGTTTCGCTAGCATTCTAATTTAATACACCAGGTATTTTACTACACCCGACGGAATCATTTCAAACCCATCCCGCCAGAGAATCGCTCGCAGTCTTTCTAACGCGGCGTCCGGCGAAAAGTACTCAAGCCGCGATTTGCCGCGGCAGGCGCCTCGCCCGCCTCCGGCCGCAGTGCGGTTTGTCGGCCGACCGACCCCAGCGGTAACCACGCAAGGGTCGGGATTTGCCCCATGTTTCGGCAGTTGGCCCCGCCAGCACTGGACGAACTTCTCGGGAACGAATTCCTCCTCGCGAGGAAAAACGATAAAATAAGCACAGGATCAGAAGGATCAGAAAAACGAATTTTTGGGTGGAACAGGCCGTGTCGCAATTGAAACATATTCTCGTCGTGGAGGACGAAAGGCACCTGGCGATTGGCATCAAGTTTAATCTTGAGGCCGAAAGGTACCGCGTGACGACCGTCGACAATGGTCCGGCCGCTCTCGAAGTTTTCCAGAAAGGCGAGGTCGATCTGGCGATTCTCGATATCATGCTCCCCGGCATGAGCGGTTACGAAATCTGCGAGTCCCTGCGGGCCGCCGGCAACGACGTGCCCGTGCTGTTCCTCAGCGCTCGCACCCTGGCGGAAGACCGGGCCCGCGGCTTCGATGTGGGCGCCGACCAGTACATGAACAAGCCGTTCGATCTGGCCGAACTGCTTAGCCGCATCCGCAATCTGCTCGCCCTGCACGACCGCCGCAACGCCTCGCGGGCCGCCCGGCGGCGGCGGAGGAAGAGATTGAAACGTTCCAGATTGGCGACGCCCAGATCGACTTTGAAGCATTCGAGGTCAATATTCGCGGGGAAACGATTCGCCTGACCCAGCTCAACATGCGGCTGCTGCGCTACTTCATCAACAACGAAGGACGCGTCATCCCCCGCGGCGAACTGCTAGAGAACGTTTGGGATATGCCGGCCCACATCAACACCCGGGCGCCGGATCAGTTCATCCGTCGATTACGGGAAACGTTCGAAGAGAATCCGGCCCAGCCGCAACACTTCTTAACCATTCGCGATGTCGGTTACCGCTTTATCGCCAACCCGACCGACAGCTGACGAAGTCGCCTGCGCCCCGGCCTTCCCCGGTGGCCATGGTGAAGGCGGTCAGGGATAATATTTCCAAGCCGCAGCTTCTTCGCCGTCGAGACGCAGCGT is part of the Lignipirellula cremea genome and encodes:
- a CDS encoding SDR family oxidoreductase, translated to MSQQTFTRVVECLAATTRYPHEFFTPDADMEEQLGIDSVKRVEILISLGQEFNLGLQSESYDPSIRTVGDVAAWIESLLPAEQPAVREQASQPVKVEREVPSRVAAVERISPPHGIPAPHVSPGRSVSPGLYREAQPAQVGQPLAGRTALVTGSGRGAGRVIARVLADRGAHVIINSFHSRDLGEKTAAEINALGGSAEHVWGSVANPDHVNRMFDEIGAGPGLDILICNASDGRVGSFLEITAKDWDRAFRTNVSGHHHCAVRAAEIMKPRGGGAMVTMSAVGAHQFIAGLGSQGVVKAAVESLTRYLACELGPSGIRVNCVAGGPVYGELLEQFPDSRAAQNHWESRTPDGELCTPLDLAETIAFLVSDQARGINGAVWMVDHGFSATADGQLQRRAVPARV
- a CDS encoding putative bifunctional diguanylate cyclase/phosphodiesterase codes for the protein MFDWFVNHTDEETLFVDSTDAQLLRARRVWEFIVVLWSTWIFFAIFLCFRGYYVASCICVIDSVVHLLLAVWFRKHHDYRLIMNLNLLASAFGLFFVSVTDPAMSATMLFFPVSILVASQLLGVRSAFYWLLVNIAALTLFHFYMYGFDITVRVSWLDELVLQLGVAVCTFVCCLRGEEYYALRTESLIRLSQELQEESKRLHRLATTDALTGLINRFQFQEKMKEAVLLAQNGGPPVALFLLDMDGFKEINDTLGHTVGDDALVEIGRRLNQVFGQRAEVARLGGDEFCIIYRGIDQHEYAAQVSELICDILSKKYVLSEAEFHLGVSVGVAIAPGDATCDRDLLAFADTAMFHAKENRLGHACYKAEMTDRLVEYRTMQELLSHALDKNEFFIVYQPQVDLHTNVVTGVEALLRWRHNDEVIPPYRFIKLLEDSGEIIRVSRWIVGEACQQLADWNREGYQVNISINLSAMQFQDSGFRQCVADSTRQCGIKPSDLDFEITEGMLVENVQQAVEMLNALKEMGASISVDDFGTGYSSLAYLRQFPIDRLKIDRAFIKDIPDGDDGQIAASIIVLARALGMKVLAEGAETEAHLKFLRDHDCDEYQGYFLSPPVPPEKVVQFFQRAASPTKVE
- a CDS encoding c-type cytochrome domain-containing protein; protein product: MMRVTRRFLRIRQAALAAILLLIYLPTIAAAAPSAAQRKQAYDLLARIQAAGQQYAQGKFAESAAGIQAVQSDYETLAATADRGMVEALNPVYDSLSKAHRLLSSKAKFSPLSRPTIASTPKPSTTPAPKPEPASPTPATGVSFVKDVAPMLVAKCGRCHVSKTTGGFSMATFADLMRGTADGVVVTAGSDASLLIETIASGDMPRGGAKVTPAELAALTKWIVEGAKFDGPDQSVSLATFGTAMAGGRMAAPEVRRATGKETVSFVNDIAGILVANCNNCHIGAQRASGGLNLGTFATMLRGGDSGSPITPNDPAGSLLVQKLKGMGGGQQMPLRKSPLPPEQIALIEKWISEGATYDAEDPRADVIKLAARSHAENSTHEELAAERADQAVKYWNVSMSGIDANKVDTEHFLILGNQSEENLAKLEEVAKKVTPQLVEMFGAPADQPLVKGKTTVFVFKQRYDYSEFGNMVEKRSIPQELRGHWRYDVVDAYAALIPPRRDEYSIDALIGQQIAGVYISSLNDPPRWFAEGAARYAASKINPEDTRVSEWNERIPEVKSSVAKASDFLQGKMPAENSDIMAYGVVKFLMSDAGRFRKLLGSLRTGTDFDPAFQTAYGGTPEQVVTMWMKQNGR
- a CDS encoding response regulator transcription factor, whose protein sequence is MSQLKHILVVEDERHLAIGIKFNLEAERYRVTTVDNGPAALEVFQKGEVDLAILDIMLPGMSGYEICESLRAAGNDVPVLFLSARTLAEDRARGFDVGADQYMNKPFDLAELLSRIRNLLALHDRRNASRAARRRRRKRLKRSRLATPRSTLKHSRSIFAGKRFA
- a CDS encoding winged helix-turn-helix domain-containing protein; the protein is MRLLRYFINNEGRVIPRGELLENVWDMPAHINTRAPDQFIRRLRETFEENPAQPQHFLTIRDVGYRFIANPTDS